GTTATACTATCTATTAATTTGCATTGTTTCTGCAATTTCACTCCCAATTTAATACTTGATGAAAGCCTAGTTTATACAAAAAAAGACTAAATTTGTCTATGAGAAATAACATTTATTATTCAATAATAAAACTTTGATTTTGAACAGCGAATGAAAAATCTTTATAGATTATTTATTTTTCTCCAAAAAAAGAAAATTTGTTATCTAATATGATAGCTATTCTAAACTATTTATTTTGGCAATTTTCCTAGAAAAATAACACCTAAGAAACCACGGGGATAGTTTTTATGCACCCAAATATTATTCAGTATTTTTACTGTTTGAAAAACATAATGTAAAGAAGACATTAGTTGTCAGAAGTAGATATTTCAGAAACTCTAGCAGTAAAAATAAAGCCTTACAAGGAGATGAAATTTGGAAAATTATTGTAGATTCGGTATAAAAAAAATTATATATTCAGAAATAAAACCTAGCCTAAAAAATCATATTTAGTATTAGGTAATAATCGCAGTAAGTTAATCAATTAAATGTCTTTAAAATTTAAATAGGATAAAAAATAAAGCAATGAATATTTCTCTTCTGGTCTTTGGAAAAAATAATTTTATCGCCACACTTCCAGATCAGATTCGTTATGCGACTGCCTTTAGTGTAGAAGTTATGGACAATTTAAATCAAGTAGTATCGCGCATTAAAACAACGCCGCCCGATATAATACTTATACAGGCTAGTCTGGATGGCAGTATGGAACTGTGCATTTGGTTGAAAGAGCAGACAAAACTATCCTGGATATACTGTATTCTTTTCGAGGATCGTTCCCAACAGCTTACTGATAGAAATAAGGGTTGGCATAGGGAATTAGAGATGAGTGCTGCGGCCCTAAAGCAAGGAGCCGATGCTTATATTTGGCATCTGATTGATGAAAAAACAGATTATAGCTTGGCAGAGTTAACCGCCAATCATGGATTAATACTTGCTCAATTGACTGTTGGCTTGCGAAAAGCACAAAAATACCGAGATTTGATTCGGACAAATGATATGTTATCTTCGATCGCTTTAGCCGATTCGTTGACAGAATTAAATAATCGTCGTGCGTTAGAATGGGACTTACCCAGGCAAATTAAAAGAGCTAGAACTGAAAAAACTTCCTTGAGTTTGATTATTCTGGATGTAGATCATTTCAAGAAAGTTAACGATACTCACGGGCATTTAGTAGGCGATCGCATTTTACAAGTATTATGTCAGCGTCTGCGACACAATCTGCGCTGTCAAGACACAGCATTTCGCTATGGTGGTGAAGAATTTGTGATTCTTCTGGCTAATACTACTGATGAAGAAGCACTATTAGTAGCCCGTCGTCTTAATCGCGTAGTCAGCGACGAACCATTTGCACTTAGCAATAAACTGATAATTAATATTACTATAAGTATAGGCACAGCAAGTCTGCAAACTGACGATGATGAGCAGGGAGAGAGTTTGCTCAATCGTGCCGATCAATGTCTGTTACAGGCTAAAAATACTGGGCGTAATCGGGTTATTCACTCAAGCTACTTATCTCATATTTCACATTTAAAAGCTGTTTCCTCTTAAAGGTGGGCATTGGGAATTAGTGAAGAGCTAATATTTATAATTCCTAAGAGAGGCGATTAATCGCGTCTCCTAACTCAGCATGACAATCTTCTACCGAAGTGCGTTGTCGCATGGCATTAACTAAAGCCTCGTAGCTAGACCAATTTTCTTGCAGTAGGGTTTTTGCTTGGAGGGCATGAAACCGCAATTTCTGTTGATAAACTGATTCAGAAAAACCCAAAATTGTCAAGACTCCTATCAGCTTGTTTTTATCATCAGATCCACCCTCAGCATTATTAAAAACTAGGGTTTCAGCAGCAATCCCAGCCATCCAAACAGTACAGTAACGGTCTAGCATTTGGGCACTGATTTTACCCACTTCTAATTGAGATGCTAATTCGCTATCATCAAAGCTAACGCCACCTTGCCCAGGTTGCCCCTGTTTCCAGGCTTCCCAAGCGCTGAGTGTGTAGCCGGTAACGGGAATACCCAACAGGTAAGCAACCAAAAAATGCCCTGCTTCGTGATGGACGATGCGATCGCGATGTTCGCTAGAAAAACCAGCAATCCAATCTAAAAAAATAGTACCACCCTTGCCTTGCAAGCTAAAACTATCTAACGTAGCTATGCCTAAAATCGTGAAGGTTGCAAGTGCCGGCACTGCTGGCGACAAATTCAAGAATGGCCCCACTAGTACCGATAGGGTCATGAGAAAGATAGATATTGCAACTAAATTTAAAGTAGTCTGGCTCATTGAGAGTTTTCTGAGTACAACTTAAATGTAGGAATCCGGTTTGATTTCTAAAAAGATACAAGTATCTGTAGGGAAGCCAGTCGTGTGGTGAGGCAGTCCGATCTTCGGGGTTTCCCACAAAAGGAACTGCCGAAAGGGTTTCCCGCGCCACTTGCCACAACAGGGGGAACCTCCGCAAGGCAGTGGCTTGACTTGAGCGAACTGGGGTTGTGTTAGACGGAACGTCGTAACGCACCATCAGCTTGGGATGATGCCGTACTTTCCACTAACACATCCTACAATACCTAATTTTATTCAAAAATCAAATATTAGTCCTATATGAGTAAATAGGAATACTTAAACAAAATTCAGTTAAGCATTTTTGGTACTCATTTGATTAGAAAACACTATATTCATACTAATTAAATTCTCACTTGCGATTTTCCCGCCGCCACTTACTCCGTACTAAACGAATTTCATCAAAAGAGTAGCTTTCACCTAGCTGTTCTTTGATGGGAGTGAGGGAAATATCACCGAGTACTTCTAAAACTTGCCAAATTTTTTGTTGATGTTCTAGAGGTATTAATTGATTTAAATCAACTGGCTGATTTTTCTCAATTAGTTTTTCTAGATGATTGCTAACTGTTGCCGGACTAAGGTTGCGTTTTTGGGCAATTTGAGCGATATTTAAACCTTGTTGATGTAATTGTAATGTCTGTAATTCAGTGTAAGAAGATGAGTTAGGAGAGGATATATAATTATTCTTAGCCGATTTATTTTGCAAACCTTTTTCTTGACGGTAGGCACAGATTTCTGTAATAAACTTTTCGCCATATTGAGCGAGTTTGTGACTACCTACACCAGAAAGTTTGGCAAATTCACCTAAGTTTTGGGGTTGCACCTGTACCATCAATTTTAAAGTGGAATCGTGGAAGATGACGTAAGGTGGTACAGATTGTTCGTCAGCTAATTGTTTCCGTAGCGATCGCAACTTCTGCAATAATACTTCTGCTTCTTCTGCTTTTTCACTCCCCTGTTCCCAGGTAATTTTTTGGACTGTGGTTACAGCTAGCGAAACTGTACGTTGTTTTCGCATTACTTCCCAACTGTGGGCGTTGAGTTTCAAAACTGAGTAACCATCGCTAGTTTGTTCTATTAACCCTTGATGTAAAAGCGATCGCCCCAACATTCGCCATTCATCTAGAGTTCTATCTTTGCCAATACCGTAGGTGGAAAGTTTATCGTGTTCGTACTGGAGAATTTTGTCTTTTTTTGCCCCCCGCAACACATCGATTATGTGTAGCATCCCAAATCTTTCTTTGCAACGCGCCACACAAGATAAAAACTTCATGGCTTCAACTGTCCAATCTTGCATGGGTTTGGGATGACGACAATTGTCACAGTTACCGCAATTCCCAGGAAATCTTTCTCCAAAATAACCCAGTTGAATTGTTCGCCGACAATCAGTGCCTTCAGCGTAATCGATCATCTGCCGCAGTTGTTGTTTAGCAATCAACTGTTCTTGAGGGTCAGTTTTTTGATCGATACTCCATTCAATTGTTTTAACATCACCAAAGCTGAAAAATATTGTACACCGAGATGGTTCTCCGTCTCTACCTGCCCTACCCGATTCTTGATAATAACTTTCTATATTTCTGGGCATATCAAAGTGAACTACCAGCCGCACATCGGGTTTATTAATTCCCATGCCAAAGGCGACTGTTGCCACCATCACCCGGACATCATCTCGAATAAATCGCGTTTGATTACTACTACGTTCCTCATCAGTTAATCCGGCGTGATAAGGCAGAACAACAACTTTATCATTTTGCAATTTAAAAGTTAGTTCATCAACTTTTTTCCGCGTTAAAGCATAAATAATTGTCGAACCTTCACTTTCGCGAATTAGTTCTAATAACTCAGCGTAAGCATATTTAGTTTTAGGACGAACTTCGTAATAAAGATTTTCCCGGTTAAAACTAGCAAGATGGATGCTTGGTTGCTTTAGTCCTAGTTGTTGAATGATATCACTACGGACGCGATCGGTTGCTGTAGCGGTGAGGGCTACGGTAGGAACATCAGGATAGCGTTTCCGCAGAGATTTTAACTGGCGATATTCTGGACGGAAATCGTGTCCCCATTCCGAAACGCAGTGCGCTTCATCAATAGCAAAGCTAGAAATACCGATTTTTTCTTTAACTAAATCGATAAATGGGAGAAACCTTTCACTGAGGAGACGTTCAGGGGCGACGTATAGTAATTTTACTTTCCCGTTGAGGATGGCTTCTTCGCGCGATCGCACTTGATAAGCATTCAAACTGCTATTGAGAAATGTGGCGTTAATATTATTATTTCGCAGTGCTTCTACTTGGTCTTGCATCAAAGCAATTAACGGCGACACTACCACAGTTAGTCCATTTTTTAACAACGCTGGTAGCTGAAAACACAAAGATTTTCCCCCACCAGTCGGCATCACAACCATTAAATCTCGATTTTGCAGCGCATCTTCGATAATTTGCCGTTGTCCGGGGCGGAATCTGTCATAACCGAAGTGATATTTTAGCGCTTGTTCGAGATGGGGATACTGAAGCATAGCGATCGCTTTTTCCGGGGCGTTCTGCGTGAGTAGTTGTTAAAGATATCAGCATTTTAACTCACATTTTCGGCAGCTTTGGTTAGACACTGCGTTTCTGTTAGCGATGTCTACGACGGGCTACGCCGACGCTTAACTTTCAAGACAGTTGCTACAAAATCGGCGATCGCACTGCTTTCAGCAACATAACTTAAAAGCCTTTATGATGGAATCGTGCTGAGATAAAAGTAGGTGGTTCCCAAACAATCTTAAAATATACGGACAATAATAAACAAATTTATAATTACACAGTTCTTCTGGAAAAAGAATCAGATGGAGGTTATCACGCTTTTTGTCCAATCCTAAAAAGTTGTCATTCTCAGGGAGATTCTTTTGAAGAGGCCATAGATAATATTACAGAAGCTATTGAATTATATATTGAAAGTTAAGGGCTGATAATCTATCAATTCCTAGAGATGATTTAATTGTTAAGCCATTAATACCAATTCTGTGTGAAGATGCACAGAATATTAAACGAACCGCCAAGTACGCCAAGAGCGACAAGAATAGAGATTTACTCATTTAGTGCAGCTTCACATTAAATTGGTACAAGTATCTTGGCATGAGCAATTTTCCCAGTGTCAAAGCTAAAGAATTTATCAAAGTCATCGAAAATTTAGGTTTTTATCTTGACCGTCAAAAGGGGAATCATGCTATTTACTATGTTGTGATTTTAATCGAATTGTTACCCCCCTTAATCCCCCCGATGTATTGGCTACCGTGTATACACAAGTCGAATTACCCCCCTTAATCCCCCCTTATAAAGGGGGGAAAAAGAAATCTAGTTCCCTCCCCTTATAAAGGGGAGGGTTAGGGTGGGGTAAAAAATATTTGACACATCAATCATGACTTTTCAAACATCCTCTTAGGAGTCGTGTAAAAATAAGTTGAACAATTTAATATTTGTAGTGTGGGCATCTTGCCCGCGTGAGCAAGATGCTCACACTACTTATTTTTACTTGATGCCTTAGATATTCCAGCCAGACAATTTTTATTAAATACGTTCTTACCCATCCTGAATACGATAAGGAAAGGTGGAAAGATGATCCCTACTTTTAGTCAACAAGCTGATACTGACTTACTGATTCAGTATCAGCCTAAGCCAATTAAAACAGAACAGGAATATAACAGAGCCTTAACAGCAGTAGAGGGGATGATGTCTGGCGAGTTGACAGAGGCAGAAAATGCAATTTTTGAGTTGTTGGTTCTTCTAATTGAGAATTACGAAGAACGTCATTTTTCGATGGGTGAATCAAAACCTGTGGCTACTTTGGAATCCCTTATGCATGAGTTTGATGTGGAACCAAATTCTTTAGCCGGGGTTTTTGGAACTGTTGACATTGTTAGGGAAGTGGTTAATGGTCAACGGAAAATTAACCAATCTCAAGCAGAGTCACTAGCTAAGTTTTTTAATGACCATTATTCTGGACTTTCTATAACGGCTTTTGATTTTATTTAATCTAAAATCAAAAATTTAGTCAGCATCCATCTAAGCCTCCGGGGTACTCCCGCCTAAGCGTTGCTTGGCGGTGAGGGGGATAGGAGGGTAACTATTGGGGTTCGATGCCCCAATAGTTACCAATTCATTGATTTTTGGTTTTCTTTCTAAGGCTACGAATAAATTCACGGATTACCTCTGTTTGAGTTCTATCTTGTTCTTGGCAGTAGGTTTTTAATATCTCTAGTTCTTGTTCTGGAAGCCTGATATCTATGCGAATAGTCATACAAAAGTACGGAATAATGCTGTACAATAGTTCTATGCTACTAACTTATCAGTTCAAACTCAACCCTACTCCCGAACAAGTTGTCATTCTTGAATCTTGGGGCGAGTTGCTGCGTCGCCATTGGAACTACGCACTAGGGGAAAGGTTGAACTGGCTAAGACGTACAAGATCGCAGATTGACCGATGTAGCTTAGTTTCTGAACCAATTGGAAAGATACCAGATAAAGCAGATTACTATACACAAGCAAGCAACCTCAAGCAAACCAAAGAGCTATTCCCCGATTACAAAAACATTTATGCCGACTGCCAACAACAAAATTTAATGCGGTTGGACAAGGCGTGGAAACGATGGTTAACACCTGACAAAAAAGGCAAGCGAGGAGGAAGACCACGTTTTAAAAAGCGTGGTGATATAAGTTCGTTTACATTCCCCCGTGTTAATTCACCCAAAGCTGGCGCACACCTAACAGGTAATATTCTCAAATTATCCAAGATTGGTGAGATTGAGGTTATCTTACATCGACCAATTCCAGACGGTTTTGAGATTAAACAGGCGACGATTCTTGTTAAAGCTGATGGATGGTATTGTAGTTTTTCTTTAGAAGACAAGACTGTTCCCGATACTTTATCTATTGATGAAATCACAACTGTTACTGGCATAGATGTAGGTTTAGAAAAGTTTTTAACCACTGCTGATGGACAAAGTATTGAAGTGCCGCAGTATTATCGTTCGTCACAATCAAAATTAGCCCGTCAACAGCGCAAACTTGCACGTAAAGTCAAAGGGTCTAACAATCACAGCAAGCAATCCAATAAAGTTGCAAAGCTTCATTTGCACGTTGCTCGGCAAAGAAAAGAGTTTCATTATCATGTAGCTCATTGGTTAGTTAACTCATACGATTTGATTGTTTTTGAAACCTTGAACATTAGAGGATTAGCTAGAACACGATTAGCTAAGTCAATACTAGATGTTGCGTGGGGTACGTTCCTGGAAATCATGCAAGCAGTAGCGGTAAAACGCGGCAAGCTGACACTTGGAGTTGACCCTAGAGGCACGAGTATTAATTGTTCGAGTTGTGGTGAAAGAGTTGAAAAAACAATGGCCGTCCGTGTTCATAGTTGTTCTTGTGGATTGGTCATTGACCGCGACTGGAACGCCGCATTGAATCTTTTGAAACGTGGATCGGTTGGACTACCGATTCCTGGCTGTGGAGGCTTAGGGGATACCCA
This Nostoc sp. KVJ3 DNA region includes the following protein-coding sequences:
- a CDS encoding RNA-guided endonuclease InsQ/TnpB family protein, producing the protein MLYNSSMLLTYQFKLNPTPEQVVILESWGELLRRHWNYALGERLNWLRRTRSQIDRCSLVSEPIGKIPDKADYYTQASNLKQTKELFPDYKNIYADCQQQNLMRLDKAWKRWLTPDKKGKRGGRPRFKKRGDISSFTFPRVNSPKAGAHLTGNILKLSKIGEIEVILHRPIPDGFEIKQATILVKADGWYCSFSLEDKTVPDTLSIDEITTVTGIDVGLEKFLTTADGQSIEVPQYYRSSQSKLARQQRKLARKVKGSNNHSKQSNKVAKLHLHVARQRKEFHYHVAHWLVNSYDLIVFETLNIRGLARTRLAKSILDVAWGTFLEIMQAVAVKRGKLTLGVDPRGTSINCSSCGERVEKTMAVRVHSCSCGLVIDRDWNAALNLLKRGSVGLPIPGCGGLGDTQPTKQQVSFVNLRCSR
- a CDS encoding helix-turn-helix domain-containing protein produces the protein MIPTFSQQADTDLLIQYQPKPIKTEQEYNRALTAVEGMMSGELTEAENAIFELLVLLIENYEERHFSMGESKPVATLESLMHEFDVEPNSLAGVFGTVDIVREVVNGQRKINQSQAESLAKFFNDHYSGLSITAFDFI
- the recQ gene encoding DNA helicase RecQ, which codes for MLQYPHLEQALKYHFGYDRFRPGQRQIIEDALQNRDLMVVMPTGGGKSLCFQLPALLKNGLTVVVSPLIALMQDQVEALRNNNINATFLNSSLNAYQVRSREEAILNGKVKLLYVAPERLLSERFLPFIDLVKEKIGISSFAIDEAHCVSEWGHDFRPEYRQLKSLRKRYPDVPTVALTATATDRVRSDIIQQLGLKQPSIHLASFNRENLYYEVRPKTKYAYAELLELIRESEGSTIIYALTRKKVDELTFKLQNDKVVVLPYHAGLTDEERSSNQTRFIRDDVRVMVATVAFGMGINKPDVRLVVHFDMPRNIESYYQESGRAGRDGEPSRCTIFFSFGDVKTIEWSIDQKTDPQEQLIAKQQLRQMIDYAEGTDCRRTIQLGYFGERFPGNCGNCDNCRHPKPMQDWTVEAMKFLSCVARCKERFGMLHIIDVLRGAKKDKILQYEHDKLSTYGIGKDRTLDEWRMLGRSLLHQGLIEQTSDGYSVLKLNAHSWEVMRKQRTVSLAVTTVQKITWEQGSEKAEEAEVLLQKLRSLRKQLADEQSVPPYVIFHDSTLKLMVQVQPQNLGEFAKLSGVGSHKLAQYGEKFITEICAYRQEKGLQNKSAKNNYISSPNSSSYTELQTLQLHQQGLNIAQIAQKRNLSPATVSNHLEKLIEKNQPVDLNQLIPLEHQQKIWQVLEVLGDISLTPIKEQLGESYSFDEIRLVRSKWRRENRK
- a CDS encoding type II toxin-antitoxin system HicA family toxin, with protein sequence MSNFPSVKAKEFIKVIENLGFYLDRQKGNHAIYYVVILIELLPPLIPPMYWLPCIHKSNYPP
- a CDS encoding GGDEF domain-containing protein, with the protein product MNISLLVFGKNNFIATLPDQIRYATAFSVEVMDNLNQVVSRIKTTPPDIILIQASLDGSMELCIWLKEQTKLSWIYCILFEDRSQQLTDRNKGWHRELEMSAAALKQGADAYIWHLIDEKTDYSLAELTANHGLILAQLTVGLRKAQKYRDLIRTNDMLSSIALADSLTELNNRRALEWDLPRQIKRARTEKTSLSLIILDVDHFKKVNDTHGHLVGDRILQVLCQRLRHNLRCQDTAFRYGGEEFVILLANTTDEEALLVARRLNRVVSDEPFALSNKLIINITISIGTASLQTDDDEQGESLLNRADQCLLQAKNTGRNRVIHSSYLSHISHLKAVSS
- a CDS encoding ATP-dependent Zn protease — its product is MSQTTLNLVAISIFLMTLSVLVGPFLNLSPAVPALATFTILGIATLDSFSLQGKGGTIFLDWIAGFSSEHRDRIVHHEAGHFLVAYLLGIPVTGYTLSAWEAWKQGQPGQGGVSFDDSELASQLEVGKISAQMLDRYCTVWMAGIAAETLVFNNAEGGSDDKNKLIGVLTILGFSESVYQQKLRFHALQAKTLLQENWSSYEALVNAMRQRTSVEDCHAELGDAINRLS
- a CDS encoding ribbon-helix-helix protein, CopG family translates to MTIRIDIRLPEQELEILKTYCQEQDRTQTEVIREFIRSLRKKTKNQ